In the genome of Planctomyces sp. SH-PL62, the window GCCTCGTCAACGACCTCAAGCGCCGCCGCTTCAAGGCGGTCAACCTGGTCGAGGAACTCTCGATCCGGACCCAGAAGGTCCAGCCCTTGATGAAGCGGCTGGAGCAGATCGCCGTCCGCATGAACGAGCTCTTGTTCCAGCTCCGCGAGTACCGCGCCGGCCGGGTCGGCAAGGAAGACCGCGCCAACCTGGTCAAGGAGCTCAAGGACCTGATGCGGATCACGCTGGAGAGCCCCAAGAGCCTCCGCCGCCGCGTCGCCGTCATGAACTCCCGGTTCAAGGAGTATGAGCAGGCCAAGCGCGAGCTCTCCGGCGGCAACCTCCGGCTCGTCGTCTCCATCGCCAAGAAGTACCGCAACCGCGGCCTCTCGTTCCTGGACCTGATCCAGGAGGGGAACACCGGGCTGATGCGGGCCGTCGACAAGTACGAGTATCGCCGCGGCTACAAGTTCAGCACCTACGCCACGTGGTGGATCCGCCAGGCCATCACCCGCGCCATCGCCGACCAGGCCCGGACGATCCGCATCCCGGTCCACATGATCGAGACGATGTCCAAGCTCCGCAACGTCTCCAAGAAACTCCTCCAGGAGAAGGGCCGCGAGCCGACCATCGAGGAGACCGCCAAGGCCGCCAACATCTCCGTCGAGGAGACGCGGCGGGTCATGAAGATCAGCCGACACCCGATCTCGCTCGACCGCCCCGTCGGCGAGAGCGAGGACAGCTACTTCGGCGACTTCATCGAAGACGAGGCCGTCGAGAGCCCGATCAACGCCGCCACCCAGGAGATGCTCAAGGACAAGATCGACCAGGTCCTGAAGACCCTCACCTACCGCGAGCGCGAGATCATCAAGCTCCGCTACGGCCTGGGCGACGGCTACACCTACACCCTCGAGGAGGTCGGCCGGATCTTCAAGGTCACCCGTGAACGGGTGCGGCAGATCGAGGCCAAGGCCGTCCGCAAGTTACAGCATCCGGTCCGAAGCCGGCAGCTCGAGGGCTTCCTCGAGAGCACCGGTTAATGCGGTCTTCAACCGCCGGTCGTTTCGACCGGCGGTTTTTTTTTGGTCCCGAACGGACGCATCGCGACCCCCCCCTCCCCCAGACGGAGAAAACGAACCATGACCGCGACCGCCGACGCCCTCCGCGAACTCCACACGCTGCACCAGCGCGCCAAGGCGATCCGCGACCGCCTCCTGTCCGCCCCCAAGACCCTCGCCGCCCGCCAGACGGCGCTCGCCGCCCGCCAGGCCGACGTGGAGAAGGCCCGCAAGACGCTCCAGGACTCCAAGCTCGGCCTCAAGAAGAACGAGCACGCCCTGCAGGCCTCGCAGGCCAAGATCGACGACCTCAAGGTCAAGCTGAACCTCGTCAAGAAGAACGAGGAGTACAAGGCGCTCCAGAACCAGATCGCCCACGACACCTCCGCGATGGGCAAGTATGAGGACCAGGTCCTCCACGCCTACGAGACCATCGAGGCCGAAGGCGTCGAGTTCTCCCGCTTCGAGGCCGAGGTCCAGGGGGTCGCCGACGAGGTCGAGAAGCTCAGGAAGACCATCGAGGACCAGGCCGTCGCCCAGAAGGCCCAGCTCGTCGAGCTGGAGGCCGCGATCGTCGCCGCCGAGGACTCGATCCCGGCCGACCAGCGCGAGCAGTACCGCCGGGTCGTCCGCCAGCTCGCCGCCGACGCCCTGGCCCCGGTCGAGGCGGGCGCCTGCACCGGCTGCTACACCTCCGTGACCTCCCAGATGGTCAACGAGCTGATCAACCGCGACACCCTCACCTTCTGCAAGAGCTGCGGCCGGCTCCTCTACCTGGCCGACAGCGAGGCCGAGTCGTCCCGCAACCCCGAGAAGCCCAAGCCCCGCTCCCGCGCCAAGAGCTGAGCCGGACCGGACCGGGCCGCGCCGGCCGTCCGGCCCGTCCCCCGCAATATCGCCGCGAGTTCGGCGAATGGATTCGCGACGAGAAGATTGCGTCCCATCCCTCTCGCGGAGGTCTCGATGAAGCCGCCGATCCCCGCCCGCGACATCTCGCCCGAGCGCCAGGCCATGTACTACGCCGGGATGGCCGCCGGCGTCGTGGGCGCCCTGCTGTTCGTGTCGACGTTCTTCAGCTTCGCGATGAACTTCGGGAACTTCGACGACTTCGAGGGCCGGGCCCGGAGCATCTTTCTCCGGGCGGTCGGCGGCATGTGCCTGATGGTCGTCGGTCCGGCCGTGATGGGCGTGGCGGCTCGCGGCCTGGCGGGGTCGGGCGTGAAGCTCGATCCCGAACAGGCCCGGCGCGACCTGGAGCCCTGGTCGCGGATGCGGGGGGGCGTGATCGGCGACGTGCTCGACGAGATCCCCGCCGTGCAGCAGGTGATCGACCGCCTGGGCTCGGCAGACCAGACCGTCGAGGTCGTCCGCGTCCGCTGCAACGCCTGCCGGGCGCTCAACGACGAGCACGACAAATTCTGCGGCCAGTGCGGGGAACGACTCTGATACCAAATTGACTCGATCTCCGACTATTGGGTGGCGCGGGTTCGTCCCCGAACCCGGGCCACCCGAGGCCGCTCGGCCAAGGCGACTCATCAAAGCGATTACGTATGAGATCCCCTCCCGCCCCGCGGAATCCGGAGACGCTCCTGGCCGGGCGTGGCGGGTCACCGCGACGGTTTGAGTTCCACCTTCACCCAGCCCGCCTTCCGCTTGTCGAACGCCTTGTAGGCGGAGAGGGCGTCGGTCAGGGGCTCGACCTCGGTCAGCACCTTCAGCGGGTCGACCTTGCCGGCCGTCACGGCCTCGATCAGCCGCGGGATGTACCGCCGGTGGGGGCAGTTGCCCATCTGCAAGGTGAGATTCTTCATCATCGCGGCGCCGATCGGGAACCGGGTCATGGTCTCCGGGTAGACCCCGATGATCGACAGCGTGCCCGCCTTGGCCAGCGCCTGCACCGCCCAGGTCAGCACCTGCGACGGGGAGTCGCCCGGCACCCACTGGCCGCCCCAGGTCGCGCCCGAGCCTTCAACCTGGGTCTCCTTCTGTTCCTCCTTGAACTGCGACTTCATCGCCCGCGACTCGGCGTAGGCGGGGCCGCTCTCGGGCCGATAGGCGTCCACGCCCACGGCGTCGATGGCCCGCAGAATGCCGACGCCGTCGGTCAGCTCCTTCATCTTCGCGACGGGGTGCTCGGCGTTGAAATCGATCGTCTCCGCCCCCAGCTCGCGGGCCTTCGCCAGGCGGTCGGGGAGCGTGTCGACGGCGAACACCCGGCCGGCGCCCATCAGCCTGGCGCTCACCACGGCGAAGAGGCCGACCGGCCCGCAGCCGAAGACGCAGACCGTGTCGCCCGGCTTGATCTCGGCCGCGTCGGCTCCGAAGTAGCCGGTCGGGAAGATGTCGGACAGCAGGATCGCCTGGTCGTCGGTCATCTCGGCCGGGAGCTTGACGAGCGTCGGGTCGGCGAGGGGTACCCGCGCGAACTCGGCCTGGAGGCCGTTCAGGGGGCCCGTCGTCTTCGGCCCGCCGAAGAACGCGGTGCCGGCCTGCTTGCCGTTCGGGTTGGCGTTGTCGCATTGCGACTGGTAGCCGCTCCTGCAATATGAGCAAGAGCCGCAGCAGACGGTGGAAGGGACGACGACGCGATCGCCGACCTTGAAGCCGACGACGGCGGAGCCCACCTCCTCGATCACGCCGACCCCCTCGTGGCCCAGGATCGTCCCGGCCGCCATGCCGGGCATGGTCCCCCGGATCATGTGCAGGTCGGTGCCGCAGATGGCGCTGGCGGTGAGGCGGACGATCGCGTCCGTGGGTTGCTCGATCTTCGGCTCGGGGACGTCGTCGAGACGGATGTCCCCCAGCCCGTGGAATACGACGGCCTTCATGAGTCCCTCCCGCGTGCGTGTCAGATGAGCGGCCTGCCCCCGGTGACCGCGACCGTCGCGCCCGCCATGTAGCTGGATTCGTCCGAGGCGAGCAGGACGAAGACCGGGGCGAGTTCGGCGGGCTGCCCGGCGCGGCCGAGGGCCGTGTCCTTGCCGAAGTTCTTGACCTTCTCCACCGGCATGGTGGCCGGGATCAGAGGCGTCCAGATCGGCCCCGGCGCCACGCAGTTCGCCCGGATCCCCTTCTTGCCGAGCATCTGGGCCAACCCGCCGGTGAAGTTCTGGATGCCCGCCTTGGTCATGGCGTAGGGCAACAGATTGGGGCTCGGGTTATCGGCCTGGATGGAGGAGGTGTTGATCACCGCGCCCCCCCTGGGCATGTGGGGCACGGCCGCCTTGGTCAGCCAGAACATCGCATAGAGGTTGGTCTTGAGGGTCCGGTCGAACTCCTCCGTGTCGATCTCCGAGATGTCCTCCCGGCTCATCTGGAAGGCCGCGTTGTTGACCAGGACGTCGACCTTGCCGAATTCCTCCACCGCGCGGTCGATGATCGCCTTGCAGTGGGCCTCCTCGCCGACGTCCCCCGGCACGGCGACGCATTTGCGGCCGGCGGCCTCGACGACCCTGACGGTCTCCCGGGCGTCGCTTTCCTCGCTCAAATACGAGATGAGGACGTCGGCGCCTTCCCGCGCGAAGGCGAGCGCCACGGCGCGACCGATCCCGCTGTCCCCCCCGGTGATGACCGCGGCCTTCCCGGCGAGCTTGCCCGTCCCCTTGTAGCTCGCCTCGCCGTAGTCCGGCCGCGGGTCCATCTCGGACTCCAGGCCGGGCACCTCCTGTTTCTGGGATGGATAAGGGGGGACCGGGTGTTTGCTGCGAGGGTCTTCCGCCATGGCGTTGCTCCTGGTGTCGTCGCATGCGGGCCGCCGGGCCATGCGGATGGCCGGGGGGCTGGAATCGATCCGGGATGAGCGGAATGATCACGCAATTGACATACCAGGGGATGCGGATGCGGTCAGGAGGCCCGCCTGAGGGCTTCGGAGGCGATCTGCTTGGTGTCTTCGAAGTAGTCGACCTGGAGCATCCATTCGAGGTAGTCGGGCTTGGTGCGGGCGACGTCGTCGAGCGTGCGGCCC includes:
- the rpoD gene encoding RNA polymerase sigma factor RpoD, which translates into the protein MDKLDEGLKALLELGKRRGFLTFDQVNDVLPDDATSPDRIHGLLETLDEMGVELINEDEAEARLLASGDLDDESEDLAEAEEEEEEDAELTPEELEDISRRIDDPVRMYLTQMGEIPLLTRDQEINLAKKIEVTRKKFRRKVLECHFALALVVDVLKKVSDGELPFDRTVKVSVTENLEKDQILGRMPHNLATLSHLMECNVRDFKAFIRDREPTSRAGLVNDLKRRRFKAVNLVEELSIRTQKVQPLMKRLEQIAVRMNELLFQLREYRAGRVGKEDRANLVKELKDLMRITLESPKSLRRRVAVMNSRFKEYEQAKRELSGGNLRLVVSIAKKYRNRGLSFLDLIQEGNTGLMRAVDKYEYRRGYKFSTYATWWIRQAITRAIADQARTIRIPVHMIETMSKLRNVSKKLLQEKGREPTIEETAKAANISVEETRRVMKISRHPISLDRPVGESEDSYFGDFIEDEAVESPINAATQEMLKDKIDQVLKTLTYREREIIKLRYGLGDGYTYTLEEVGRIFKVTRERVRQIEAKAVRKLQHPVRSRQLEGFLESTG
- a CDS encoding zinc ribbon domain-containing protein; amino-acid sequence: MTATADALRELHTLHQRAKAIRDRLLSAPKTLAARQTALAARQADVEKARKTLQDSKLGLKKNEHALQASQAKIDDLKVKLNLVKKNEEYKALQNQIAHDTSAMGKYEDQVLHAYETIEAEGVEFSRFEAEVQGVADEVEKLRKTIEDQAVAQKAQLVELEAAIVAAEDSIPADQREQYRRVVRQLAADALAPVEAGACTGCYTSVTSQMVNELINRDTLTFCKSCGRLLYLADSEAESSRNPEKPKPRSRAKS
- a CDS encoding zinc ribbon domain-containing protein, giving the protein MKPPIPARDISPERQAMYYAGMAAGVVGALLFVSTFFSFAMNFGNFDDFEGRARSIFLRAVGGMCLMVVGPAVMGVAARGLAGSGVKLDPEQARRDLEPWSRMRGGVIGDVLDEIPAVQQVIDRLGSADQTVEVVRVRCNACRALNDEHDKFCGQCGERL
- a CDS encoding glucose 1-dehydrogenase, whose protein sequence is MAEDPRSKHPVPPYPSQKQEVPGLESEMDPRPDYGEASYKGTGKLAGKAAVITGGDSGIGRAVALAFAREGADVLISYLSEESDARETVRVVEAAGRKCVAVPGDVGEEAHCKAIIDRAVEEFGKVDVLVNNAAFQMSREDISEIDTEEFDRTLKTNLYAMFWLTKAAVPHMPRGGAVINTSSIQADNPSPNLLPYAMTKAGIQNFTGGLAQMLGKKGIRANCVAPGPIWTPLIPATMPVEKVKNFGKDTALGRAGQPAELAPVFVLLASDESSYMAGATVAVTGGRPLI
- a CDS encoding zinc-dependent alcohol dehydrogenase: MKAVVFHGLGDIRLDDVPEPKIEQPTDAIVRLTASAICGTDLHMIRGTMPGMAAGTILGHEGVGVIEEVGSAVVGFKVGDRVVVPSTVCCGSCSYCRSGYQSQCDNANPNGKQAGTAFFGGPKTTGPLNGLQAEFARVPLADPTLVKLPAEMTDDQAILLSDIFPTGYFGADAAEIKPGDTVCVFGCGPVGLFAVVSARLMGAGRVFAVDTLPDRLAKARELGAETIDFNAEHPVAKMKELTDGVGILRAIDAVGVDAYRPESGPAYAESRAMKSQFKEEQKETQVEGSGATWGGQWVPGDSPSQVLTWAVQALAKAGTLSIIGVYPETMTRFPIGAAMMKNLTLQMGNCPHRRYIPRLIEAVTAGKVDPLKVLTEVEPLTDALSAYKAFDKRKAGWVKVELKPSR